One part of the Streptomyces lydicus genome encodes these proteins:
- the cobT gene encoding nicotinate-nucleotide--dimethylbenzimidazole phosphoribosyltransferase: MSALNLDDFANLIERPDGGVRRDAEERRARLAVPPGALGRLDELGEWLAGVQQQVPVRPLERPRVVLFAGDHGVAELGVSARPAGGTRDLVRAVLDGASPAAVLARGAGAPVRVVDMAVDCAPEDLPEEVTRHRVRRGSGRIDIEDALTAEEAEAAFRAGMSLADEEADAGTDVVVLGDLSVGGTTAASTLIAALCGTDASVVTGRGGAPIDDLAWMRKCAAIRDALRRARPVLGDQLELLATVGGADLTAMTGFLLQSAVRRTPVILDGVVSAACALVAQRVAFRAPDWWLAGQASGEPAQAKALDRIALNPLLDHGVTAGEGTGALLALPLVRAAAALAAELPVRD, translated from the coding sequence ATGAGCGCCCTGAACCTCGATGACTTCGCCAACCTGATCGAGCGCCCCGACGGCGGTGTGCGCCGTGACGCCGAGGAGCGGCGGGCGCGGCTGGCCGTGCCGCCCGGGGCGCTGGGCCGGCTCGACGAGCTGGGCGAGTGGCTGGCCGGCGTGCAGCAGCAGGTGCCGGTGCGGCCCCTGGAGCGGCCGCGGGTGGTGCTGTTCGCGGGCGACCACGGCGTGGCGGAGCTGGGGGTCTCGGCCCGTCCCGCCGGCGGCACCAGGGACCTCGTACGGGCCGTGCTGGACGGCGCGAGCCCGGCGGCGGTGCTGGCGCGCGGCGCGGGGGCACCGGTGCGGGTGGTGGACATGGCCGTGGACTGCGCCCCGGAGGACCTCCCGGAGGAGGTCACCCGGCACCGGGTGCGGCGCGGCAGCGGCCGGATCGACATCGAGGACGCGCTGACCGCCGAGGAGGCCGAGGCGGCCTTCCGGGCCGGGATGTCGCTCGCCGACGAGGAGGCGGACGCCGGCACGGACGTGGTGGTGCTGGGTGATCTGAGCGTCGGCGGTACGACCGCCGCGAGCACGCTGATCGCCGCGCTGTGCGGGACGGACGCCTCGGTGGTCACCGGCCGGGGCGGGGCCCCGATCGACGATCTGGCCTGGATGCGCAAGTGCGCGGCGATCCGGGACGCGCTGCGCCGGGCCCGCCCGGTGCTGGGCGACCAGCTGGAGCTGCTGGCGACGGTCGGCGGCGCGGATCTGACCGCGATGACCGGGTTCCTGCTGCAGAGCGCGGTGCGCCGGACGCCGGTGATCCTGGACGGGGTGGTCTCGGCGGCCTGCGCGCTGGTGGCGCAGCGGGTGGCGTTCCGGGCGCCGGACTGGTGGCTGGCCGGTCAGGCCAGCGGTGAGCCGGCCCAGGCCAAGGCACTGGACCGGATCGCGCTCAACCCTCTCCTCGACCACGGCGTCACTGCTGGTGAGGGGACGGGGGCGTTGCTGGCCCTGCCATTGGTGCGGGCCGCCGCGGCCCTGGCGGCAGAACTGCCCGTACGCGACTGA
- a CDS encoding bifunctional adenosylcobinamide kinase/adenosylcobinamide-phosphate guanylyltransferase — protein sequence MDVTLLGTGAPQGLPRPDCPCAACATAVGAEARAATALLIDGSLLIDLTPGPAFAAARAGQSLAGVRQVLLSHPHDGPAMEVPAGLPTPGRVADGRELALLDGHRVRALAVDVPGTGYDISGPDGERLLYLPPGAAPAGLARNGAHDPAGGPGPYDMVLLDVLERPDALARLRATGAVDAATDVIAVHLDHAVPPGPELHRRLAVVGARAVADGSSLVVGEYHAVPDLPRRTLVLGGARSGKSAEAERRLAAFPDVVYVATGGTRDGDAEWAERISLHRERRPSSWRTVETCDLVPLLAAGQPAGDAPSADAGDASTGRAAEVSPLLIDCLALWLTHVMDEVGAWDDATWEAGGRRALRERTDALVAAVRATHRPVVAVSNEVGSGVVPATAAGRRFRDELGRLNAAFGAECEQLLLVVAGQALALRG from the coding sequence GTGGACGTGACTCTCCTCGGCACCGGGGCCCCGCAGGGGCTGCCGCGCCCCGACTGCCCCTGTGCCGCCTGTGCGACGGCCGTCGGCGCCGAAGCGCGCGCGGCGACCGCGCTGCTGATCGACGGTTCGCTGCTGATCGATCTGACGCCGGGTCCGGCCTTCGCGGCCGCCCGGGCCGGGCAGTCGCTGGCGGGCGTACGGCAGGTGCTGCTCTCACATCCGCACGACGGGCCGGCGATGGAGGTGCCGGCCGGGCTGCCCACACCGGGGCGGGTCGCCGACGGGCGGGAGCTGGCGCTGCTCGACGGGCACCGGGTGCGGGCCCTGGCCGTGGACGTCCCCGGCACCGGGTACGACATCTCCGGCCCGGACGGCGAGCGGCTGCTGTACCTGCCGCCGGGCGCGGCACCGGCCGGACTGGCGCGGAACGGCGCCCACGATCCGGCGGGCGGCCCCGGCCCGTACGACATGGTGCTGCTCGACGTGCTGGAGCGGCCGGACGCGCTGGCCCGGCTGCGGGCGACCGGGGCGGTGGACGCGGCGACGGACGTCATCGCGGTGCACCTCGACCACGCGGTGCCGCCGGGGCCCGAACTGCACCGCAGGCTGGCGGTGGTGGGCGCCCGGGCGGTCGCCGACGGCAGCTCGCTGGTGGTCGGCGAGTACCACGCGGTGCCGGACCTGCCGCGCCGCACGCTGGTGCTGGGCGGGGCGCGCAGCGGGAAGTCGGCCGAGGCGGAGCGGCGGCTCGCGGCCTTCCCTGACGTGGTGTACGTGGCGACCGGCGGCACCCGGGACGGCGACGCGGAGTGGGCGGAGCGGATCTCGCTGCACCGCGAGCGGCGGCCGAGCAGCTGGCGCACCGTCGAGACCTGCGATCTGGTGCCGCTCCTGGCGGCCGGGCAGCCGGCCGGGGACGCCCCGTCGGCGGACGCCGGGGACGCGAGCACCGGGCGGGCGGCGGAGGTCTCGCCGCTGCTGATCGACTGTCTGGCGCTGTGGCTGACCCACGTCATGGACGAGGTCGGGGCGTGGGACGACGCGACCTGGGAGGCCGGGGGCCGACGGGCGCTGCGGGAGCGGACCGACGCGCTGGTGGCGGCGGTGCGGGCGACGCACCGGCCGGTGGTGGCGGTCAGCAACGAGGTCGGCTCGGGGGTGGTGCCGGCGACCGCCGCGGGCCGCCGGTTCCGCGACGAACTGGGGCGGCTGAACGCGGCGTTCGGCGCGGAGTGCGAGCAGCTGCTGCTGGTCGTCGCGGGCCAGGCGCTTGCGCTGCGCGGATGA
- a CDS encoding DUF3043 domain-containing protein, protein MFRSRSKDEQAATAKVTADQPQQPRDPQAPKGRPTPKRSDSQSQRRSRAHTPANRKDAAKAQREARRTDMARQREAMASGDERYLPARDKGPVRRFARDYVDSRWCVAEFFLPMAVVILVLTMVRVPSIQSIALLLWLVIIVLIVLDSVFIWFRLGKQLQQRFPNDNLKGVKAYAVMRTLQMRRLRLPKPQVKRGQRP, encoded by the coding sequence GTGTTCCGAAGCCGTTCGAAGGATGAGCAGGCCGCGACCGCCAAGGTGACCGCGGACCAGCCCCAGCAGCCCCGCGATCCGCAGGCCCCCAAGGGCCGCCCGACGCCCAAGCGAAGCGACTCCCAGTCGCAGCGCCGCTCCCGCGCGCACACGCCGGCCAACCGCAAGGACGCGGCGAAGGCCCAGCGTGAGGCCCGCCGCACCGACATGGCCCGCCAGCGCGAGGCGATGGCCAGCGGCGACGAGCGGTACCTGCCGGCGCGCGACAAGGGGCCGGTGCGCCGCTTCGCGCGTGACTACGTCGACTCGCGCTGGTGCGTCGCCGAGTTCTTCCTGCCGATGGCCGTGGTGATCCTGGTGCTCACCATGGTCCGGGTGCCCTCGATCCAGAGCATCGCGCTGCTGCTGTGGCTCGTGATCATCGTGCTGATCGTGCTGGACTCGGTCTTCATCTGGTTCCGCCTGGGCAAGCAGCTCCAGCAGCGGTTCCCGAACGACAACCTCAAGGGCGTGAAGGCGTACGCGGTGATGCGCACGCTGCAGATGCGGCGGCTGCGGCTGCCCAAGCCCCAGGTCAAGCGCGGCCAGCGGCCGTAG
- a CDS encoding PspA/IM30 family protein, whose product MKRMGMIFRAKANKALDRAEDPRETLDYSYQKQLELLQKVRRGVADVATSRKRLELQLNQLQGQSAKLEDQGRKALALGREDLAREALSRRSALQQQVTDLETQHQTLQGEEEKLTLAAQRLQAKVDAFRTKKETIKATYTAAQAQTRIGEAFSGISEEMGDVGLAIQRAEDRTAQLQARAGAIDELMASGALDDPSGMAKDDITAELDRLSGGSDVELELQRMKAELAGGPSAGKQALESGQGGEGQPAPQQDGPRFDKQ is encoded by the coding sequence ATGAAGCGGATGGGGATGATCTTCCGCGCGAAGGCCAACAAGGCCCTGGACCGGGCCGAGGACCCGCGCGAGACCCTCGACTACTCGTACCAGAAGCAGCTGGAGCTGCTGCAGAAGGTGCGCCGCGGCGTCGCCGACGTGGCGACCTCCCGCAAGCGCCTGGAGCTGCAGCTCAACCAGCTCCAGGGCCAGTCCGCCAAGCTGGAGGACCAGGGCCGCAAGGCGCTGGCGCTCGGCCGCGAGGACCTGGCCCGCGAGGCACTGAGCCGACGCAGCGCGCTGCAGCAGCAGGTCACCGACCTGGAGACGCAGCACCAGACGCTGCAGGGTGAGGAGGAGAAGCTCACGCTGGCCGCGCAGCGGCTGCAGGCCAAGGTCGACGCCTTCCGCACGAAGAAGGAGACGATCAAGGCCACGTACACCGCCGCCCAGGCGCAGACCCGGATCGGCGAGGCGTTCTCCGGCATCTCCGAGGAGATGGGCGACGTCGGCCTGGCGATCCAGCGCGCCGAGGACCGCACCGCGCAGCTGCAGGCCCGGGCCGGTGCCATCGACGAGCTGATGGCCTCCGGCGCGCTGGACGACCCGTCCGGCATGGCCAAGGACGACATCACCGCCGAGCTGGACCGGCTCTCCGGCGGCAGCGACGTCGAGCTGGAGCTGCAGCGGATGAAGGCCGAGCTGGCGGGTGGCCCGTCGGCCGGCAAGCAGGCCCTGGAAAGCGGTCAGGGCGGCGAGGGGCAGCCCGCGCCGCAGCAGGACGGGCCGCGTTTCGACAAGCAGTGA
- the pspAA gene encoding PspA-associated protein PspAA codes for MIVRIMGEGQVKLDDAHFIELNKLDDELLEEMESGDEEGFRRTLGALLDAVRRMGTPLPDDALEPSELILPAPGASLAEVREMLSDGGLIPG; via the coding sequence GTGATCGTACGGATCATGGGGGAGGGCCAGGTGAAGCTGGACGATGCCCACTTCATCGAGCTCAACAAGCTGGACGACGAGCTGCTCGAAGAGATGGAGAGCGGCGACGAGGAGGGTTTCCGGCGCACGCTGGGCGCCCTCCTGGACGCGGTGCGCCGCATGGGCACCCCGCTGCCCGACGACGCCCTCGAACCGTCCGAGCTGATCCTGCCGGCCCCCGGGGCGTCCCTCGCCGAGGTACGGGAGATGCTCAGCGACGGCGGGCTCATCCCCGGCTGA
- a CDS encoding sensor histidine kinase → MTLQGPAPDAPRAAGRFQWHRSHPLACDAALAVAVFACILFGAVVDPHRVHGPRIAPHQLSATTVGLAALACATLVLRRRLPRTVLAATGALTIVELVASATDPRAPVAAAAVIALYTLASRTDRPTVWRVGALTVVVLTAAAMLCGPRPWYAQENLAIFAWTGMAAAAGDAVRSRRAFVDAIRERAERAERTREEEARRRVAEERMRIARDLHDVVAHHIALVNVQAGVASHVMDSRPDQAKQALAHVREASRSALEELRATVGLLRQSDDPKAPTEPAPGLGVLDQLVERFVRAGIPVDLDVQEPPRQLPASVDLTAYRVVQEALTNVHKHAGEGARATVRIVHSDSVLTVTVLDDGAGRAGVPRQKGGDRAAVESGGPGAPEDSGGGHGLIGMRERVFALRGTVVTGPRAAGGFQVRVTLPLQTVRTGETT, encoded by the coding sequence GTGACCCTCCAAGGCCCCGCTCCGGACGCGCCGCGCGCCGCCGGCCGCTTCCAGTGGCACCGTTCGCATCCGCTTGCGTGCGACGCCGCCCTCGCGGTGGCCGTCTTCGCCTGCATCCTGTTCGGCGCGGTGGTCGACCCGCACCGCGTGCACGGCCCGCGCATCGCCCCGCACCAGCTCTCCGCGACCACCGTCGGGCTGGCCGCGCTGGCCTGCGCCACCCTGGTCCTGCGCCGCCGCCTGCCGCGCACGGTCCTGGCGGCGACCGGCGCGCTGACCATCGTCGAGCTGGTCGCCAGCGCCACCGACCCGCGCGCCCCGGTGGCCGCCGCCGCGGTGATCGCGCTCTACACCCTGGCGTCGCGCACGGACCGGCCCACGGTCTGGCGGGTCGGCGCGCTGACCGTCGTCGTGCTGACCGCCGCCGCGATGCTCTGCGGCCCCCGCCCCTGGTACGCGCAGGAGAACCTGGCGATCTTCGCCTGGACGGGGATGGCCGCGGCGGCGGGCGACGCGGTCCGCAGCCGCCGGGCGTTCGTCGACGCGATCCGCGAGCGCGCCGAGCGGGCCGAGCGCACCCGCGAGGAGGAGGCCCGCCGCCGGGTCGCCGAGGAGCGCATGCGCATCGCCCGTGACCTGCACGACGTCGTCGCCCACCACATCGCCCTGGTCAACGTCCAGGCCGGGGTGGCCTCGCACGTCATGGACAGCCGCCCCGACCAGGCCAAGCAGGCGCTGGCGCACGTCCGCGAGGCGTCCCGTTCGGCGCTGGAGGAACTCCGCGCGACCGTCGGCCTGTTGCGGCAGTCCGACGACCCCAAGGCACCCACCGAGCCCGCCCCGGGCCTGGGCGTCCTCGACCAGCTCGTCGAGCGCTTCGTGCGCGCCGGCATCCCCGTCGACCTGGACGTCCAGGAGCCGCCCCGGCAGCTGCCCGCCTCCGTCGACCTGACCGCCTACCGTGTGGTCCAGGAGGCACTGACCAACGTCCACAAGCACGCCGGCGAGGGCGCCCGCGCCACGGTCCGGATCGTCCACTCCGACAGCGTGCTGACCGTGACGGTGCTGGACGACGGCGCAGGACGGGCCGGTGTGCCGCGCCAGAAGGGCGGCGACCGGGCGGCCGTGGAGTCCGGCGGGCCGGGTGCGCCGGAGGACAGCGGCGGCGGCCACGGCCTGATCGGGATGCGCGAGCGGGTCTTCGCGCTGCGTGGCACGGTCGTCACCGGCCCCCGCGCGGCCGGCGGCTTCCAGGTCCGGGTCACCCTTCCGCTGCAGACCGTCCGTACGGGGGAGACGACATGA
- a CDS encoding response regulator, producing MTIKVLLADDQALLRSAFRVLVDSEPDMRVVGEASDGARAYELTKAQRPDVVLMDIRMPGVDGLAATRMISQDPELTDVRVVILTTFEVDDYVVQSLRNGASGFLGKGAEPDEMLNAIRIAAGGEALLSPAATKGLIAKFLAQGGSSADGGPGGPGAERLATLTGREREVLTLVAGGLSNDEIAEQLAVSPLTVKTHVNRAMAKLGARDRAQLVVIAYESGLVRPRVQ from the coding sequence ATGACGATCAAGGTGCTGCTGGCCGACGACCAGGCCCTGCTGCGCAGCGCGTTCCGGGTGCTGGTCGACTCCGAACCGGACATGCGGGTGGTGGGGGAGGCGTCCGACGGTGCGCGGGCGTACGAGCTGACGAAGGCGCAGCGCCCCGACGTCGTCCTGATGGACATCCGGATGCCCGGCGTCGACGGCCTCGCCGCGACCCGCATGATCAGCCAGGACCCGGAGCTGACCGACGTCCGGGTGGTGATCCTGACGACCTTCGAGGTCGACGACTACGTCGTGCAGTCGCTGCGCAACGGCGCCAGCGGCTTCCTCGGCAAGGGCGCCGAGCCGGACGAGATGCTGAACGCGATCCGGATCGCGGCGGGCGGCGAGGCGCTGCTGTCGCCCGCCGCGACCAAGGGCCTGATCGCCAAGTTCCTCGCGCAGGGCGGCAGTTCCGCCGACGGCGGTCCGGGCGGCCCGGGCGCGGAGCGGCTGGCGACGCTGACCGGGCGGGAGCGCGAGGTGCTGACGCTGGTGGCCGGCGGGCTCTCCAACGACGAGATCGCCGAGCAGCTGGCGGTCAGCCCGCTCACGGTCAAGACACACGTCAACCGCGCGATGGCCAAGCTCGGGGCCCGGGACCGCGCCCAGCTGGTCGTCATCGCCTACGAGTCAGGTCTCGTACGCCCACGGGTGCAGTAG
- a CDS encoding efflux RND transporter permease subunit, translating to MSWLSRLSLVQRGLIALMSIVAIAFGAIAIPQLKQQLLPSIELPMVSVLAPYQGASPDVVEKQVIEPLEDGVQAVDGIKSVTSTSSEGSGVIMAQFDYGNDSKRLVADVQQAVNRARAKLPKDVDPQVVAGSTDDIPTVVLAVSSTTKDQQTLADQLNRGVVPDLKNIDGVSQVAVDGVQDRIVAVTPDTKKLAAAGLTSQALGQALEAGGTSVPAGSFAEGGRSKTVQVGAGFTSVAQIKDLSIAPAPGAGGAGAAAGGGQSAAPVRLGDVATVKEEPATPTSITRTNGKPSLALRVTMDQDGSAVAISDAVKDKLPKIRQDLGKGTDVTVVSDQGPAVSKSIDSLTTEGLLGLVMAVIVILVFLLSLRSTLVTAVSIPLSVVITLIVLWTGDLSLNMLTLGALTIAIGRVVDDSIVVLENIKRHLGYGEERREAILAAVKEVSGAITSSTLTTVAVFLPIGVVGGMVGALFGSFSLTVTVALLSSLIVSLTVVPVLSYWFLRAPEIPEGTTADELRRAVEEKETGSPLQRLYVPVLRFATRRRVTSLVIAVVILLGTFGMGPLLKTNFFDQGDQDTLTVKQELKPGTSLGASDAQAKKVEKLLAANDHIDNYQVTVGSSGFMAAFGGGTGANQASYQVKLKDAADSGKVTDELRASLDKLGPSIGDTTVTAGGGFGNQDLSVVVKAGDADVLKQAAEQVRKAVAGLDHVTDVQSDLAQSVPRISVTPNAKAAAAGYTQATLGGAVAQAVRGTTSGTAVLDDTERDIVIKAAHPATTEAELKDLALPTPAGQAKLGTLATVKTVPGPVRMTRIDGARSATVTAKPTGDNTGAVSAALQSRIDSLKLPDGATAKIGGVSQDQSDAFSSLGLAMLAAVAIVFMLLVGTFRSLIQPLILLVSIPFAATGAIGLLVATGTPLGVPAMIGMLMLIGIVVTNAIVLIDLINQYRAQGYGVVEAVIEGGRHRLRPILMTALATIMALLPMAMSLTGNSGFISQPLAVVVIGGLITSTLLTLLLVPTLYALIELRKERRAKKKAAKRAAKTGARPEESDRTPEPAAV from the coding sequence ATGTCCTGGCTGTCCCGGCTCAGCCTCGTACAACGGGGCCTGATAGCGCTGATGTCGATCGTCGCGATCGCCTTCGGCGCCATCGCGATACCCCAGCTCAAGCAGCAGCTCCTGCCCTCCATCGAGCTTCCGATGGTCTCCGTGCTGGCCCCCTACCAGGGTGCCTCGCCCGATGTCGTCGAGAAGCAGGTGATCGAGCCGCTGGAGGACGGTGTCCAGGCGGTCGACGGCATCAAGAGCGTCACCTCGACGTCCAGCGAGGGCTCGGGCGTCATCATGGCGCAGTTCGACTACGGCAACGACTCCAAGCGCCTGGTCGCCGACGTCCAGCAGGCCGTCAACCGCGCCCGCGCGAAGCTGCCGAAGGACGTCGACCCGCAGGTGGTGGCCGGCTCGACGGACGACATCCCGACCGTCGTCCTCGCCGTCTCCTCCACCACCAAGGACCAGCAGACCCTGGCCGACCAGCTGAACCGCGGTGTCGTCCCGGACCTGAAGAACATCGACGGCGTCAGCCAGGTCGCGGTGGACGGCGTGCAGGACCGCATCGTGGCGGTCACCCCGGACACCAAGAAGCTCGCCGCCGCCGGCCTGACCTCCCAGGCACTGGGCCAGGCGCTGGAGGCCGGCGGCACGTCGGTGCCCGCCGGGTCCTTCGCCGAGGGCGGCCGCAGCAAGACCGTCCAGGTCGGCGCGGGCTTCACCTCCGTCGCCCAGATCAAGGACCTGTCCATCGCCCCGGCTCCGGGCGCGGGCGGCGCGGGCGCGGCGGCGGGCGGCGGACAGTCGGCTGCCCCGGTCCGCCTCGGCGACGTGGCCACCGTCAAGGAGGAGCCGGCCACCCCGACCTCGATCACCCGCACCAACGGCAAGCCCAGCCTCGCCCTGCGGGTGACGATGGACCAGGACGGCAGCGCGGTCGCCATCTCGGACGCGGTCAAGGACAAGCTCCCCAAGATCCGTCAGGACCTGGGCAAGGGCACCGACGTCACGGTCGTCTCCGACCAGGGCCCCGCGGTGTCCAAGTCGATCGACTCGCTGACCACCGAGGGCCTGCTGGGCCTGGTCATGGCGGTCATCGTGATCCTGGTCTTCCTGCTCAGCCTGCGCTCGACCCTGGTCACCGCGGTCTCCATCCCGCTCTCGGTCGTCATCACGCTGATCGTGCTGTGGACCGGTGACCTGTCCCTCAACATGCTCACCCTCGGCGCACTGACCATCGCGATCGGCCGGGTCGTCGACGACTCCATCGTCGTCCTGGAGAACATCAAACGGCACCTGGGCTACGGCGAGGAGCGCCGCGAGGCCATCCTCGCCGCCGTCAAGGAGGTCTCCGGAGCGATCACCTCCTCGACCCTCACCACGGTCGCGGTGTTCCTCCCGATCGGTGTGGTCGGCGGCATGGTCGGCGCCCTGTTCGGCTCCTTCTCGCTGACGGTCACCGTCGCGCTGCTGTCCTCGCTGATCGTCTCGCTGACGGTCGTGCCGGTCCTGTCGTACTGGTTCCTGCGCGCCCCGGAGATCCCCGAGGGCACCACCGCGGACGAACTGCGCCGCGCGGTCGAGGAGAAGGAGACCGGCAGCCCCCTCCAGCGCCTCTACGTCCCGGTGCTGCGCTTCGCCACCCGCCGGCGGGTCACCAGCCTGGTCATCGCCGTCGTCATCCTGCTCGGGACGTTCGGCATGGGCCCGCTGCTGAAGACCAACTTCTTCGACCAGGGCGATCAGGACACCCTGACCGTCAAGCAGGAGCTCAAGCCCGGCACCAGCCTCGGCGCGTCCGACGCCCAGGCCAAGAAGGTCGAGAAGCTGCTCGCGGCCAACGACCACATCGACAACTACCAGGTCACCGTCGGCTCCTCCGGCTTCATGGCGGCCTTCGGCGGCGGCACCGGCGCCAACCAGGCGTCCTACCAGGTCAAGCTGAAGGACGCGGCGGACTCCGGCAAGGTCACCGACGAGCTGCGGGCCTCGCTCGACAAGCTCGGCCCGTCGATCGGCGACACCACCGTCACCGCCGGCGGCGGCTTCGGCAACCAGGACCTGAGCGTGGTCGTGAAGGCCGGCGACGCCGACGTCCTGAAGCAGGCCGCCGAGCAGGTCCGCAAGGCCGTCGCGGGGCTCGACCACGTCACCGACGTGCAGAGCGACCTCGCGCAGAGCGTCCCGCGGATCTCCGTGACGCCCAACGCCAAGGCGGCGGCGGCCGGTTACACCCAGGCCACGCTGGGCGGCGCGGTCGCCCAGGCGGTCCGCGGCACCACGAGCGGCACGGCCGTGCTGGACGACACCGAGCGCGACATCGTGATCAAGGCGGCGCACCCGGCCACCACCGAGGCGGAGCTGAAGGACCTCGCCCTGCCCACGCCGGCGGGCCAGGCCAAGCTCGGCACCCTCGCCACCGTGAAGACCGTGCCCGGCCCGGTCCGGATGACCCGGATCGACGGGGCCCGCTCGGCGACCGTCACCGCCAAGCCGACCGGCGACAACACCGGCGCGGTCTCCGCCGCGCTGCAGAGCAGGATCGACTCCCTGAAGCTGCCGGACGGCGCCACCGCGAAGATCGGCGGCGTCTCGCAGGACCAGTCCGACGCCTTCTCCTCGCTCGGCCTGGCCATGCTGGCGGCCGTCGCCATCGTCTTCATGCTCCTGGTCGGCACCTTCCGGTCCCTGATCCAGCCGCTGATCCTGCTCGTCTCGATTCCCTTCGCGGCGACCGGCGCGATCGGCCTGCTGGTCGCCACCGGCACCCCGCTGGGCGTCCCGGCGATGATCGGCATGCTGATGCTGATCGGCATCGTGGTCACCAACGCCATCGTGCTGATCGACCTGATCAACCAGTACCGGGCGCAGGGCTACGGCGTCGTCGAGGCGGTCATCGAGGGCGGCCGGCACCGCCTCCGTCCGATCCTGATGACCGCGCTGGCCACGATCATGGCGCTGCTGCCGATGGCGATGTCCCTCACCGGCAACAGCGGCTTCATCTCCCAGCCGCTGGCCGTGGTCGTGATCGGCGGTCTGATCACCTCCACCCTCCTCACCCTCCTCCTCGTCCCGACGCTCTACGCGCTCATCGAACTCCGCAAGGAGCGCCGGGCGAAGAAGAAGGCCGCCAAGCGCGCCGCGAAGACCGGCGCCCGGCCCGAGGAGAGCGACCGCACCCCGGAGCCCGCGGCCGTGTAG